A single genomic interval of Amblyomma americanum isolate KBUSLIRL-KWMA chromosome 11, ASM5285725v1, whole genome shotgun sequence harbors:
- the LOC144109447 gene encoding uncharacterized protein LOC144109447 encodes MSQQLHQSPHCNQSFTNKNHLEQHLLTETDHHPYKCNHCGSSFAQKVTLLHHFRAHTGERPYYCDHCDSSFSEKVQLNRHLCAHTGERPYKCDHCDSSFAQRVALVHHLRTHTSERPYKCDHCDCSFSQKGQLNRQLRIHTGEQPYKCDYCDSSFSRKSHLNQHLRTHTGERPYKCDHCNCSFGQKVTLVYHLRTHTGGRPYKCDHCDGSFSQKGQLNQHLRAHTGGRPYKCDHCDSSFSRKGQLNRHLRIHMGERPYKCDHCDSSFSRKSHLDQHLHTYAGEHP; translated from the coding sequence ATGAGccagcagctgcaccagtccCCCCATTGCAATCAGAGTTTCACGAATAAAAACCACCTAGAGCAGCACCTTCTCACTGAAACGGATCACCATCCCTATAAGTGTAACCATTGCgggagcagctttgctcaaaaggtcACCCTGCTGCACCACTTTCGtgcccacacgggtgagcgtccatactactgtgaccactgtgacagcagcttttctgaaaaggTCCAGCTGAACCGACACCTTTGTGCCCACACGGGTGAGCgaccatacaagtgtgaccactgtgacagcagctttgctcaaagggTCGCCCTGGTGCACCATCTTCGCACCCACACGAGTGAGCgaccatacaagtgtgaccactgtgactgcagctTTTCTCAAAAAGGTCAGCTGAACCGACAACTTCGCATCCACACGGGTGAGCAACCATACAAGTGTGActactgtgacagcagcttttctcgaAAGTCCCACCTGAatcaacaccttcgtacccacacgggtgagcgaccatacaagtgtgaccactgtaaCTGCAGCTTTGGTCAAAAGGTCACCCTGGTGTaccaccttcgcacccacactgGTGGGCGtccgtacaagtgtgaccactgtgacggcAGCTTTTCTCAAAAGGGCCAGCTGAATCAACACCTTCGTGCCCACACGGGTGGACgaccatacaagtgtgaccactgtgatagcagcttttctCGAAAGGGCCAGCTGAACCGACACCTTCGCATCCACATGGGTGAGCgaccatacaagtgtgaccactgtgacagcagcttttctcgaAAGTCCCACCTGGATCAACACCTTCATACCTACGCGGGTGAGCATCCATAG